A window of Chitinophaga sp. MM2321 contains these coding sequences:
- a CDS encoding TonB-dependent receptor — protein sequence MKIKFTTCCLFLLLLAHFVSAQTIKVSGTVTAGRDQSPLPGVTIVAQTGTQGTVTDANGNYVINVGSNDALLFKMIGSTSQIIPVKGKTTINVVLTEEESSLNEVIVVGYGSQKRADLTGAVSTVSSNTLLQRPVTNASNLLEGRLPGLQVTQPSGQPGKDDGIFQVRGLGSFGASSAPLILVDGVVGSITNLAPNDIENVTVLKDAASASIYGSRAANGVILITTKRASKGRSIEYKLDVGSQAATKLPDLIYNSAEYMQMYNSALTRSGMSPIYSQEQIDAYANATDKNLYPNFNWMDYYFNPATSVNHYLGLSNSTEKSTYKFSMNYLNQDGILPNINYKRYNAQLNFTNQVSKAIKVGTIIGTVFKDNHEPPGWTESSVLSVIQNGPLYRPFLPDGSGRKVSMAYPFEPHNATSPVAFSNGARFTKNYGFNGQVYADVNLFKGLQWTTRAAVQYSDNTQKDWVYKTLDHYYYQKLPGQSDYSIDPAVTAPGATGVTDNYNKSILPTLNSVLTYETQIARDHNLKVLAGYEQQSFRYQGISGRKVVFPDPTLVELDAGGSDGQTVGGTAYEWGLRSYFARLNYDYKGKYLLQANARYDGTSRVSDKNRWGLFPSVSAGWRISEENFMKKLTWMDNLKFRGSWGVLGNQEIGNYPYQDILSFVQYPFGTAEAPGVVLTRLTDKNLKWESTKVIDFGADIDIFKGLFGVTVDWFKKNTTGVLATQPVPASLGLTGPVTNNGELQNTGWEMELRHNNTIGEFTYGVNMLLSTYKNKLISIVTPTKGINEAGLPYNSFYLYEMIGIFQSQEEVDKSPKQILFAPKPGDIKIKDQNGDGVVDAKDRVSYSPYPKFSYSLNLNAAWKAFTFSIFFQGVQGLQSRIYGWGWDPFVQGDPPQARFRDAWTPTNPSNTIPAVYIGAGSAIGGYGGVNAYESTYQLQNASYLRIKNINISYTLPKRVAEKIWSQGIRVYFSGDNLFTFTKYPAMDPERRMDGPGGGRAFYYPQVRILNAGVDFKF from the coding sequence ATGAAAATTAAATTTACCACTTGTTGCCTATTTTTATTGTTGCTTGCGCATTTTGTATCCGCACAAACAATAAAAGTAAGCGGTACAGTTACCGCGGGGCGCGACCAATCACCTTTACCAGGCGTAACGATAGTTGCGCAAACCGGCACCCAGGGCACTGTCACAGATGCCAATGGAAATTATGTAATCAATGTAGGTTCTAATGATGCGCTGCTGTTTAAAATGATCGGATCAACATCTCAAATCATTCCTGTAAAAGGGAAAACAACGATCAATGTTGTTTTGACCGAAGAAGAAAGCTCATTGAATGAGGTAATTGTAGTAGGTTATGGTTCACAAAAGAGGGCAGATCTTACCGGTGCTGTTTCAACTGTTTCTTCAAACACATTACTACAGCGGCCCGTTACAAATGCTTCCAATCTCCTGGAAGGCCGTCTTCCCGGCTTGCAGGTAACGCAACCAAGCGGACAACCCGGAAAGGATGATGGCATTTTCCAGGTACGTGGATTAGGTTCTTTTGGCGCCTCTTCAGCTCCTTTAATTTTAGTAGATGGTGTTGTTGGCTCCATCACGAACCTTGCACCAAACGATATCGAAAATGTTACGGTACTGAAAGATGCCGCTTCCGCTTCTATTTACGGCTCAAGGGCTGCAAACGGCGTTATTCTCATCACCACCAAAAGAGCATCAAAAGGAAGATCCATTGAATACAAACTGGATGTAGGATCACAAGCAGCTACGAAGCTACCTGACCTCATTTATAATTCAGCTGAATACATGCAGATGTATAATTCAGCCCTCACAAGATCGGGGATGTCTCCCATATACTCACAGGAGCAGATTGACGCATATGCAAATGCGACTGACAAAAATCTTTATCCCAATTTTAACTGGATGGATTACTATTTCAATCCCGCTACATCCGTTAACCACTACCTGGGCTTGTCCAATTCCACTGAAAAAAGTACGTACAAGTTCTCCATGAACTATTTAAACCAGGATGGTATTTTGCCTAACATCAATTATAAAAGATACAACGCGCAACTGAATTTTACGAACCAGGTGAGCAAGGCGATCAAGGTGGGAACCATTATCGGTACGGTGTTTAAAGATAATCATGAACCTCCCGGTTGGACGGAGTCAAGTGTTTTGTCCGTCATACAAAACGGACCACTTTATCGCCCATTTCTGCCGGATGGCAGCGGCAGAAAAGTTTCAATGGCATATCCTTTTGAGCCTCATAATGCCACATCCCCTGTTGCCTTTTCCAACGGCGCCCGGTTTACCAAAAACTATGGGTTTAACGGGCAGGTGTATGCAGATGTTAATTTATTTAAAGGATTGCAATGGACTACGAGAGCCGCTGTTCAATATTCAGATAATACACAAAAGGACTGGGTATATAAAACGCTGGATCATTACTATTATCAAAAGTTGCCAGGTCAGTCGGATTATTCTATAGATCCTGCTGTTACCGCTCCTGGTGCTACCGGGGTAACGGATAACTATAATAAATCCATATTGCCAACACTGAACTCCGTTTTAACATATGAAACCCAGATTGCGCGTGATCACAATTTGAAAGTTTTAGCGGGATACGAACAACAATCTTTCAGGTATCAGGGTATTTCAGGGAGGAAAGTAGTATTCCCTGACCCAACCCTGGTTGAATTGGATGCAGGTGGCAGCGATGGGCAAACCGTTGGTGGTACTGCCTATGAATGGGGCCTGCGGTCATATTTCGCGCGTTTGAATTATGATTATAAAGGCAAATATTTATTGCAGGCCAATGCCCGCTATGATGGAACTTCCCGTGTATCAGATAAAAACAGGTGGGGTCTTTTTCCATCCGTATCTGCCGGATGGAGGATATCGGAAGAAAATTTCATGAAAAAGTTAACCTGGATGGATAACCTGAAATTCAGGGGCTCATGGGGTGTACTGGGAAACCAGGAGATAGGTAATTACCCTTACCAGGACATTCTCAGTTTTGTGCAATATCCGTTTGGTACGGCAGAAGCGCCAGGGGTAGTACTAACAAGATTGACAGATAAAAACCTGAAATGGGAATCCACTAAAGTAATTGACTTCGGTGCAGACATAGATATCTTCAAAGGATTGTTTGGGGTAACCGTAGATTGGTTTAAGAAAAATACGACCGGCGTACTGGCTACACAACCCGTACCGGCCAGTCTCGGCTTAACAGGCCCTGTCACCAATAACGGGGAATTGCAGAATACCGGATGGGAAATGGAACTACGTCATAATAATACGATAGGCGAGTTTACCTATGGCGTCAACATGCTGTTGTCAACATATAAAAACAAGCTCATTTCTATTGTGACGCCAACAAAAGGGATCAACGAAGCAGGGCTTCCCTATAATTCATTTTATCTGTATGAAATGATCGGCATTTTTCAATCGCAGGAAGAAGTTGATAAATCTCCCAAGCAGATATTGTTTGCGCCAAAGCCAGGAGATATAAAAATAAAAGATCAGAACGGAGACGGTGTTGTTGATGCAAAAGACCGGGTATCCTATTCTCCTTATCCAAAATTCAGCTACTCCCTTAACTTAAACGCTGCCTGGAAAGCATTTACCTTCTCCATATTCTTCCAGGGTGTTCAGGGATTGCAATCAAGAATTTATGGTTGGGGATGGGATCCCTTTGTACAGGGAGATCCACCACAGGCCAGGTTCAGGGATGCATGGACCCCCACAAATCCCAGCAATACCATTCCGGCAGTGTATATAGGCGCCGGCAGTGCTATCGGCGGCTATGGCGGTGTTAATGCGTATGAAAGCACTTACCAGTTGCAAAATGCCTCCTACCTGCGGATAAAGAACATCAATATCTCCTATACATTGCCAAAACGTGTAGCGGAGAAAATCTGGTCGCAAGGTATCAGGGTATATTTTTCAGGAGATAACCTGTTCACATTTACAAAATATCCGGCAATGGACCCTGAAAGAAGAATGGATGGACCAGGTGGTGGCCGTGCGTTCTACTATCCACAGGTACGTATTTTAAATGCAGGTGTTGACTTCAAGTTCTAA
- a CDS encoding AraC family transcriptional regulator — protein MKKGKSYRGLLTRKRDGFMGEKQIILPLKLLKKTIVNDPFLNNLYITLIGYFPKATFHYRERRWGCEDNILFYCLDGKGWYENKDGYREIKANEFVILPATNKYLRYGADAKDPWTLCWVHFCGNQLSHFNNVYSLNQFLTPTLLSPDEKRIQLWEEMYNTLEMGYSISNLSYANFCLYHFVASFIFPNNGFSKFPVKNDNIITQAIKYMRDNLHEQLSVNYLANKFNYSDSHFSNLFHKQTGISPIDYFIQMKMQKACQLLDFTDAKIKDVAISVGFQDPYYFTRIFRKFIGTSPTEYRLTKKG, from the coding sequence ATGAAAAAAGGGAAGTCTTACAGAGGGTTATTAACCAGGAAGAGAGATGGTTTTATGGGTGAAAAGCAAATCATCCTTCCACTAAAGCTGTTGAAAAAAACGATTGTCAATGATCCTTTCCTGAATAATTTATATATCACACTGATTGGTTATTTCCCCAAGGCAACTTTTCATTACAGGGAAAGAAGATGGGGGTGTGAGGATAATATACTTTTCTATTGTCTTGATGGGAAAGGTTGGTATGAAAATAAAGACGGCTATCGGGAGATAAAGGCAAACGAGTTTGTTATACTGCCTGCCACCAATAAATATTTACGTTATGGAGCAGATGCAAAAGATCCATGGACATTATGCTGGGTTCATTTCTGTGGTAACCAGCTTTCACATTTTAACAATGTGTATTCCCTCAATCAGTTTTTAACACCTACTCTTTTATCTCCGGATGAAAAAAGGATACAGTTATGGGAAGAGATGTATAACACGCTGGAAATGGGGTATAGCATCAGTAATTTAAGTTATGCTAACTTCTGTCTGTATCATTTTGTAGCTTCTTTTATTTTTCCCAATAACGGGTTCTCTAAATTTCCGGTAAAGAATGATAATATCATTACGCAGGCGATTAAGTATATGCGTGATAATTTGCATGAGCAATTAAGTGTAAACTATTTAGCCAATAAGTTCAACTATTCCGACTCTCATTTTTCCAACCTGTTTCATAAGCAAACGGGTATTTCACCAATAGACTATTTCATCCAGATGAAGATGCAGAAAGCCTGTCAGTTGCTGGATTTCACCGATGCTAAAATAAAAGATGTAGCCATTAGTGTAGGCTTTCAGGATCCTTATTATTTTACACGTATTTTCCGCAAGTTCATCGGTACATCACCTACAGAATACAGGCTTACCAAAAAAGGTTAA
- a CDS encoding LUD domain-containing protein — protein sequence MKTDASRENILQRIEDALSRPVPLPFPAAQQDHSFVIADDEDLTAMFTTAFTSLQGQLVLCSGKEDLFKKMKTLAEQKAWKHMFCKTPEVQQDLFLYGLPFISTGSMQEADVSITDCICLVARTGAIVLSAAQSSGRALPVYAPIQIVVAFRHQLVYNIKNALQEVQEKYTGKLPSAIFFVAGPSRTGDIERTLVMGVHGPREVYVFLVNE from the coding sequence ATGAAAACTGATGCTTCCCGCGAAAATATCCTGCAAAGAATAGAAGATGCATTGAGCAGGCCTGTACCGCTTCCCTTTCCTGCTGCTCAGCAAGACCACTCTTTTGTTATCGCTGATGACGAAGACCTTACTGCAATGTTTACCACAGCATTTACCAGTTTACAGGGTCAGCTGGTTTTGTGTTCAGGCAAGGAAGATTTATTCAAAAAAATGAAAACGCTGGCAGAACAAAAGGCATGGAAGCATATGTTTTGCAAAACGCCGGAAGTTCAGCAGGATTTATTTTTGTATGGTTTGCCTTTCATAAGTACCGGAAGTATGCAGGAGGCGGATGTTTCCATTACAGATTGTATTTGTCTTGTGGCCCGCACGGGCGCTATCGTTTTAAGCGCCGCGCAGTCATCCGGGAGAGCATTGCCGGTATATGCCCCCATTCAGATAGTGGTAGCCTTCAGGCACCAGCTCGTATATAATATTAAAAATGCCTTGCAGGAAGTACAAGAAAAGTATACTGGAAAACTACCGTCAGCTATTTTTTTTGTTGCCGGGCCAAGCCGTACGGGTGATATTGAAAGAACCCTGGTCATGGGTGTTCATGGGCCCAGGGAAGTATATGTGTTCCTGGTAAATGAATAA
- the recB gene encoding exodeoxyribonuclease V subunit beta, producing MTDNNYIHFKADEVALEGSNLIEASAGTGKTYSIAILVLRLVLEQKLSIKEILMVTFTKAAVAELEERIRLFIRSAYKVSFGNPIADDNIITLVLAAIDKADPMQVQQQLRDAILLLDETSVLTIHSFCQQTLNEFAFETDQLFGAEMVPDTTAIIENELNKYWRKHVTTLGTTLLQKLWYENMRPDIQKVLQEHLSGKKYLDFDENTAYEITPAQEAAWTKELDQLSAQQLQAEEALHSYIAANAADLKNTCNTNTHAKKALLELVATPADFIAEIRKKKESAYIQQLFADILEQVNTIDAISETTERVIQSIRRQLYCLAIKEVGAGVRAYKEHSNMLGYDDLIGNLHNALVKRDNPELISKLQHKYKAVFVDEFQDTDRQQYEIFDKAFGQHTILFYIGDPKQSIYAWRKADIATYFNARNSVQHLYDMNHNYRSSENMIDAMNLFFKPTADFDTFDFSGEKDSIAYINVESPDNNSKGFLYKAGDKEIPLTIFTCKNKEDICTSVAAQIAQLLLDPAYNITKEGGARSITPSDIGVLVRTGKEGKDIKHKLAQLGIPAVTIDDTKVLDTAEAQEVLYLLEAMETPERSAINRALLSPFTGFSIQDILLLDDEATLTRFGRYRELWQQDGAYTALMAFIADFGVRNVLLEDSTENGERIITNLFQLTELVHQVQSRKNLSMRDLISWLKRGIDGMATDGDEYAQRVESDEEAVNIVTIHKSKGLEYKIVLAPFLDFVENPKIEFVSFRDPDTGDYAGAEKTRLTEQQLAAYKQQQEQENRRLIYVAITRAVYKCYLFRNTYYKTTSLTVFLNAINAATPDPALIQQQDTLPEKPEKRYRKSLLPAGKVNLAPVSFSLQEENWRKMSYTMLAAKPEQRPRIRTFQQEDAYDNFIFNTLRRGAKTGNLLHFIFENINFSDNSKWEQVLEDAIRRFVPGQGELYLPKLLQLLEHVFHAGIHIDGNRFQLAAVGRNKRMAEFEFDFPVPVFQSAQLNSLSDDQLTVSIKRFSEYSTQELEGIMNGKIDLFFEHDNRYYILDWKSNYLGSRVEDYAPAALAAAMNDNNYHLQYLIYTVAVKKYLESRISGFDYETQFGGVIYYFVRGVRNNGNYGIFTAKPTREKIAFMEALLIRGTNPNS from the coding sequence ATGACTGATAATAACTATATACATTTTAAAGCAGATGAAGTTGCGCTGGAAGGCAGTAACCTGATCGAAGCCAGTGCAGGCACTGGTAAAACCTATTCCATCGCCATCCTGGTGCTGCGGCTGGTGCTGGAACAAAAGTTATCTATCAAGGAAATCCTGATGGTTACTTTTACCAAAGCTGCGGTAGCCGAACTGGAAGAACGTATCCGCCTGTTCATACGCAGCGCGTATAAAGTTAGCTTTGGTAATCCAATAGCAGATGACAACATCATCACGCTGGTATTGGCCGCTATTGATAAAGCGGACCCTATGCAGGTACAGCAACAACTCCGCGACGCCATCCTGCTGCTGGATGAAACATCTGTACTTACCATCCATAGTTTCTGTCAACAAACACTCAACGAATTTGCCTTCGAAACCGATCAGCTCTTTGGAGCGGAAATGGTACCGGATACTACTGCTATCATAGAAAATGAATTAAATAAATACTGGCGCAAACACGTTACCACACTGGGTACCACCTTACTACAAAAACTGTGGTATGAAAATATGCGGCCCGATATTCAAAAAGTATTGCAGGAACATCTCAGCGGAAAAAAATACCTGGACTTTGATGAAAATACTGCTTACGAAATAACACCCGCACAGGAAGCAGCATGGACTAAAGAACTGGATCAATTGTCTGCACAGCAATTGCAGGCAGAAGAAGCACTACACAGCTACATTGCTGCCAATGCAGCCGATCTTAAAAATACATGCAACACTAATACCCACGCCAAAAAAGCATTGCTGGAACTGGTGGCTACACCGGCTGATTTTATAGCAGAGATAAGAAAAAAGAAAGAATCGGCTTATATACAGCAATTATTTGCCGATATTCTTGAACAGGTAAATACGATTGATGCCATCTCTGAAACAACAGAGAGGGTCATTCAATCCATCCGCCGCCAACTCTACTGCCTGGCCATTAAAGAAGTAGGCGCAGGTGTACGCGCCTACAAAGAACACAGCAACATGCTGGGTTATGATGACCTGATCGGCAACCTGCACAACGCACTCGTAAAAAGAGATAACCCCGAACTCATTAGCAAACTACAGCATAAATACAAAGCCGTTTTTGTAGATGAGTTCCAGGATACGGACCGGCAGCAATATGAAATCTTTGATAAAGCATTTGGTCAGCATACGATCCTGTTTTATATCGGCGATCCCAAACAAAGTATTTACGCCTGGCGCAAAGCGGATATCGCCACTTATTTTAATGCCCGCAACAGCGTACAACACCTGTATGACATGAATCATAACTACCGCTCGTCGGAAAATATGATTGATGCCATGAACCTGTTCTTTAAACCCACCGCCGATTTCGACACCTTCGACTTCTCCGGTGAAAAAGACAGCATTGCCTATATTAATGTGGAAAGTCCGGATAACAACAGCAAAGGTTTTTTGTATAAAGCGGGAGATAAAGAAATTCCGCTTACCATATTCACCTGCAAAAACAAAGAGGACATCTGTACAAGTGTAGCTGCTCAGATAGCGCAATTGTTGCTGGACCCGGCCTATAACATTACAAAGGAAGGCGGCGCCCGATCCATTACGCCATCCGATATAGGCGTTCTCGTTAGAACCGGTAAAGAAGGGAAAGACATCAAACATAAACTGGCGCAGCTGGGCATCCCCGCTGTTACCATTGATGATACCAAAGTACTGGATACTGCAGAAGCACAGGAAGTACTGTACCTGCTGGAAGCCATGGAAACCCCGGAGCGGTCGGCTATTAACCGCGCCTTGCTTTCTCCTTTTACAGGTTTCAGCATACAGGATATTTTGCTGCTGGATGACGAGGCCACCCTCACGCGCTTTGGCAGATACCGGGAGCTATGGCAGCAGGATGGCGCCTATACCGCGTTGATGGCTTTCATCGCCGACTTTGGCGTACGCAACGTATTGCTGGAAGACAGCACAGAAAACGGCGAACGTATTATCACCAACCTGTTCCAGCTCACAGAACTGGTACACCAGGTGCAAAGCCGTAAAAATCTCTCTATGAGAGATCTTATCTCGTGGCTCAAACGCGGCATAGACGGCATGGCCACAGATGGCGACGAATACGCCCAACGCGTGGAAAGCGATGAAGAAGCCGTGAATATTGTCACCATACACAAAAGCAAGGGACTGGAATACAAGATCGTACTGGCGCCGTTCCTCGACTTCGTTGAAAATCCAAAAATCGAATTCGTCAGCTTCCGCGATCCGGATACCGGCGATTATGCCGGTGCAGAAAAAACACGGCTGACGGAACAGCAACTGGCCGCATACAAACAACAACAGGAACAGGAAAACCGCAGACTGATCTATGTGGCCATCACCAGGGCCGTATACAAATGTTATCTCTTCAGAAATACTTACTATAAAACAACCTCACTCACGGTGTTTCTGAACGCCATCAACGCCGCGACACCTGATCCGGCCCTGATCCAACAGCAGGATACTTTACCCGAGAAGCCGGAAAAACGTTATAGAAAAAGTCTGTTGCCGGCCGGAAAAGTAAACCTGGCCCCAGTATCCTTTAGCTTACAGGAAGAAAACTGGCGAAAAATGAGTTACACCATGCTGGCCGCAAAGCCCGAACAGCGCCCACGCATCCGCACTTTCCAGCAGGAAGATGCCTATGATAATTTTATTTTCAACACCCTTCGCCGCGGCGCCAAAACAGGTAACCTGCTGCACTTTATCTTTGAAAACATCAACTTCTCCGATAACAGCAAATGGGAACAGGTACTGGAAGATGCCATCCGCCGCTTCGTTCCCGGTCAGGGTGAGCTATATCTTCCCAAGCTGCTACAATTGCTGGAACATGTTTTTCATGCTGGCATTCACATCGACGGTAACCGCTTCCAACTGGCAGCAGTAGGACGTAATAAACGTATGGCAGAATTTGAATTTGATTTTCCGGTGCCGGTATTTCAGTCGGCCCAGCTGAACAGCCTCTCCGATGATCAGCTCACCGTTAGCATAAAACGTTTTTCTGAATACAGCACCCAGGAACTGGAAGGGATCATGAATGGTAAGATCGATCTTTTCTTTGAACATGATAACCGTTATTATATTCTCGACTGGAAATCCAATTACCTCGGCAGCAGGGTAGAGGACTACGCACCGGCAGCCCTGGCCGCCGCGATGAATGATAATAATTATCATCTCCAGTATCTTATCTATACGGTGGCTGTTAAAAAATACCTGGAAAGCAGGATCTCCGGATTTGATTATGAAACCCAGTTTGGCGGCGTTATCTACTACTTTGTGCGGGGAGTGCGGAACAACGGCAACTACGGCATTTTTACCGCAAAGCCAACCAGGGAAAAGATAGCTTTCATGGAGGCGTTACTGATCCGCGGAACAAACCCCAATTCCTGA